One window of the Carnobacterium maltaromaticum DSM 20342 genome contains the following:
- a CDS encoding aromatic acid exporter family protein, with the protein MIEEKRKGENMRIGLRTIKTAVGAAIAIFIAEKFQLNYAVSAGIITILSVQNTKKKSITLAGQRILSTLLALGISSIFFNLVGFNPLAFGLYLVVFIPLAVRLSLTDGIVVSSVLVTHFLIEESTSVDWWTNSFGLMLIGLSIAILANLYMPSSEGRLQELQMECENQMKLILLDFSGTLRNGHFHSEENPLLIKLNQLLNEAVNLAKNQHNNQFFGQSYYYIKYFDMRQMQTYVLHQIKEDLSQCHLPTMENEKLAEMLIRTAEGLHENNSADQLMADIQKLFEHFRNSPLPETRAEFENRAMLFKMLNDFMHFIEIKQVFYKEFASEKKISV; encoded by the coding sequence ATGATAGAAGAAAAAAGAAAAGGTGAGAATATGAGAATTGGTTTAAGGACCATTAAAACGGCAGTTGGAGCAGCAATTGCGATTTTTATTGCTGAGAAATTTCAGTTGAATTATGCTGTATCAGCAGGAATTATCACTATTTTAAGTGTCCAAAATACGAAAAAAAAATCAATTACATTAGCTGGGCAAAGGATTCTATCAACCTTACTAGCCTTGGGAATTTCTTCGATTTTCTTTAATTTAGTCGGCTTTAATCCACTCGCATTTGGTTTATATTTAGTTGTATTTATCCCGTTAGCTGTGCGTTTAAGTTTAACCGATGGAATTGTTGTTAGTTCTGTTTTAGTTACTCATTTTTTAATCGAAGAAAGCACCTCAGTAGACTGGTGGACCAATTCTTTTGGTTTAATGCTCATTGGTTTAAGTATTGCGATTTTAGCTAATTTATATATGCCATCTAGTGAAGGCAGATTGCAGGAGTTACAAATGGAATGTGAAAATCAAATGAAACTAATTTTATTAGACTTTTCAGGCACATTACGAAATGGCCATTTTCACAGTGAAGAAAATCCGCTTTTAATTAAACTAAATCAACTTTTAAATGAAGCTGTGAATCTAGCTAAGAATCAACATAATAATCAATTTTTTGGACAAAGTTATTACTATATAAAATATTTTGATATGCGGCAAATGCAAACCTATGTCTTGCATCAAATCAAAGAAGATCTAAGTCAGTGTCATTTACCTACAATGGAAAATGAAAAATTAGCTGAGATGTTGATTCGAACAGCGGAAGGGTTACATGAAAATAATTCTGCTGATCAGTTAATGGCAGATATTCAAAAGCTTTTTGAACATTTTAGAAATAGTCCATTACCTGAAACACGGGCTGAATTTGAAAATCGAGCGATGTTATTTAAAATGTTAAATGATTTTATGCATTTTATTGAAATCAAACAAGTTTTCTATAAAGAATTTGCTTCAGAAAAGAAAATAAGTGTCTAG
- a CDS encoding FUSC family protein — MELGQFRLGMRTVKTGIAVAICILIFHYSGRGTPMIASLSAVFALREDVETTVKFGKSRILGNSIGALIAALFIFIQGQLGSSFLIELIGIPFCIMFIIIICDGINYNSGIIGAIATLLIIYFSIPNNETFIYALERVGDTFIGTFIAITINHLIRTPAHEEVKEIKADLKTLDEEKAELEELLNDTKPKNSKKK; from the coding sequence ATGGAACTTGGACAATTTAGACTTGGTATGAGAACAGTAAAAACAGGAATTGCAGTTGCAATTTGTATTCTAATCTTCCATTATAGTGGACGTGGAACTCCGATGATTGCTTCTTTATCTGCCGTTTTCGCCTTAAGAGAAGATGTTGAAACAACTGTTAAGTTTGGAAAATCTAGGATTTTGGGCAACTCAATCGGAGCTTTAATTGCTGCCTTATTTATTTTTATTCAAGGACAACTAGGCTCTTCTTTCCTAATTGAATTAATTGGTATCCCTTTTTGTATTATGTTCATTATTATCATTTGTGATGGTATTAATTACAACTCTGGAATTATTGGAGCGATTGCGACTTTATTAATTATTTATTTTTCAATTCCTAATAATGAAACTTTTATTTATGCATTAGAACGTGTTGGAGATACATTTATTGGCACCTTTATCGCTATTACCATTAACCATTTAATTCGAACTCCTGCTCATGAAGAGGTCAAAGAGATTAAAGCAGATTTGAAAACTTTAGATGAAGAGAAAGCAGAGCTTGAAGAACTTTTAAACGATACAAAACCTAAAAACAGCAAAAAAAAATAA
- a CDS encoding flotillin family protein: MSYLVIGLCVFVVLMCLVIFISKYQTANPDEALIISGSYLGVKNVFKDDSGNKIKIVRGGGAFVLPVFQRSNRLSLLSSKLDVSTPEVYTEQGVPVMADGTSIIKIGSSVEEIATAAEQFLSKTRDELENEAREVLEGHLRSILGSMTVEEIYQNRDKFSQSVQEVASVDLAKMGLIIVSFTIKEVKDKNGYLDSLGKPRIAQVKRDADIAIAEADKETRIKRAEAEKNSKKSELERETEVAEALKEKELKLAAYKQEQDIAKAQADQAYGLESAKAQQKVTEEEMTVKIIERQKQIELEEKEITRREKQYDSEVKKKADADRYAKEQEALANKAREVAEAEADQFRVEAMATANANQVRLEGQAIADAILAKGQADAEAKAKIAEAFKQYGEAAILSMVVEMLPNMVKEAAQPMGNIEKITVIDNGQGEGSGSGANRVANYATNLLATSQETLKETTGLDVKDLIEKFVTKAPQTIHQDIHQDK; this comes from the coding sequence ATGTCGTATTTGGTAATTGGTTTGTGTGTTTTTGTTGTATTAATGTGTTTAGTAATTTTTATTTCAAAGTATCAAACAGCTAATCCTGATGAAGCTTTAATTATCAGTGGAAGTTATTTAGGTGTAAAAAATGTATTTAAAGATGATTCTGGTAATAAAATTAAAATTGTTCGTGGTGGGGGAGCCTTTGTGTTACCTGTTTTCCAACGTTCTAATCGTTTAAGTTTATTATCAAGCAAGTTAGATGTATCAACACCAGAAGTTTATACAGAGCAAGGTGTTCCGGTTATGGCTGATGGAACATCCATTATTAAAATTGGCTCTTCTGTTGAAGAAATTGCAACAGCAGCTGAACAATTTTTAAGTAAAACCAGAGACGAATTAGAAAATGAAGCTCGTGAGGTTTTAGAAGGTCATCTGCGGTCAATCTTAGGCTCAATGACAGTTGAAGAAATCTATCAAAATCGAGATAAATTTAGCCAAAGTGTTCAAGAAGTTGCCAGTGTTGATTTGGCAAAAATGGGTTTAATTATTGTTTCCTTTACAATTAAAGAAGTAAAAGATAAAAATGGCTACTTAGATTCATTAGGTAAACCTCGGATTGCTCAAGTGAAGCGTGATGCTGATATTGCAATTGCTGAAGCAGACAAAGAAACTAGAATTAAACGTGCCGAAGCTGAAAAGAACTCGAAAAAATCAGAATTAGAACGTGAAACAGAAGTAGCAGAGGCCTTAAAAGAAAAAGAATTGAAACTAGCAGCTTACAAGCAAGAGCAAGATATTGCGAAGGCCCAAGCAGATCAAGCTTACGGTTTAGAAAGTGCTAAAGCTCAACAAAAAGTTACAGAAGAAGAAATGACGGTTAAAATTATTGAGCGTCAAAAACAAATTGAATTAGAAGAAAAAGAAATTACGCGTCGTGAGAAACAATACGATTCAGAAGTGAAGAAAAAAGCCGATGCTGATCGTTATGCGAAAGAACAGGAAGCCTTAGCTAACAAAGCTAGAGAAGTTGCTGAAGCTGAAGCGGATCAATTCCGGGTTGAAGCTATGGCAACAGCCAATGCTAACCAAGTTCGTTTAGAAGGACAAGCAATCGCTGATGCTATTTTAGCAAAAGGACAGGCAGATGCTGAGGCAAAAGCCAAGATTGCTGAAGCCTTTAAACAATATGGTGAAGCAGCTATTCTATCTATGGTAGTTGAAATGTTACCAAATATGGTAAAAGAAGCGGCTCAACCAATGGGGAATATTGAAAAAATTACAGTTATTGATAATGGTCAAGGTGAAGGTAGTGGAAGTGGCGCAAATCGAGTCGCCAATTATGCAACGAATTTATTAGCGACTTCACAAGAAACTTTAAAAGAAACAACTGGCTTAGATGTTAAAGATTTGATTGAAAAATTTGTAACAAAAGCGCCTCAAACGATTCATCAAGACATTCACCAAGATAAATAA
- a CDS encoding YkyA family protein → MFYLNFKLLNKKVYFVLLPLLFLVLASCGNTEERAGAKKIAEENNERIENINTHLEKYEALEEDMMTALSNDLKDKNAEKIIRKKTGEVGENFKARKKELASIQKNMTKLKENQDTLLDYQAKKAVDMPETELENAIQTLKQLSITYDLFYSYYEKTVDAESEFYQNFSSDMKKEELAEAISLINISHGAAFQQLEVLSADLSSTAFAMTNLADAIKEKDKKTQ, encoded by the coding sequence GTGTTCTATTTGAATTTTAAGTTACTAAACAAAAAAGTCTATTTCGTTTTATTGCCGCTATTGTTCTTAGTATTAGCTAGTTGTGGTAACACTGAGGAACGCGCTGGAGCTAAAAAAATTGCCGAAGAAAATAATGAGAGAATTGAAAATATCAATACTCATTTAGAAAAATATGAAGCTTTAGAAGAAGATATGATGACAGCTTTAAGTAACGATTTAAAAGATAAAAATGCTGAAAAAATCATTAGAAAGAAAACAGGTGAAGTTGGCGAAAACTTTAAAGCTCGTAAAAAAGAACTTGCAAGTATTCAAAAAAATATGACTAAACTTAAAGAAAATCAAGATACTTTACTTGATTATCAAGCAAAAAAAGCAGTCGATATGCCTGAAACTGAATTAGAAAATGCGATTCAAACTCTTAAACAACTTAGTATCACCTATGATTTATTTTATAGCTATTATGAAAAAACAGTGGATGCCGAATCTGAATTTTATCAAAATTTTTCTTCTGATATGAAGAAAGAGGAATTAGCAGAAGCAATTAGTTTGATTAATATCAGTCATGGTGCCGCTTTTCAACAATTGGAAGTTCTAAGTGCTGATCTCAGCTCAACTGCCTTCGCAATGACAAATTTAGCTGATGCAATTAAGGAAAAAGATAAAAAAACTCAATAA
- a CDS encoding ABC transporter ATP-binding protein, with the protein MAYVSIKDEYKRYQMGDSEIIANDGISFDIEKGEFAVIIGPSGAGKSTVLNILGGMDNADEGQVLVDNIDIAKFTKKQLTGYRRNDVGFVFQFYNLVPNLTTKENVELAAQISPHALDAEMVLREVGLGERLNNFPAQLSGGEQQRVAIARALAKQPKLLLCDEPTGALDYETGKQVLKLLQDTCLNTGTTVIVITHNSAIAPMANRVIEINNAKVRKVTLNENPLSVSEIEW; encoded by the coding sequence ATGGCATATGTCAGTATAAAAGATGAATATAAACGATACCAAATGGGAGATTCAGAAATTATCGCCAATGATGGCATCAGCTTTGATATTGAAAAAGGGGAATTTGCTGTCATTATTGGACCTAGTGGAGCAGGTAAATCCACTGTTTTAAATATTTTAGGTGGGATGGATAATGCTGATGAAGGGCAAGTCTTAGTCGATAATATTGATATTGCAAAATTTACAAAAAAACAATTAACAGGTTATCGTCGTAATGATGTTGGCTTTGTTTTTCAATTTTATAACTTAGTTCCTAATTTAACGACCAAAGAAAATGTTGAGCTAGCCGCTCAAATCTCACCTCATGCGCTAGATGCTGAAATGGTGCTTAGAGAAGTTGGCTTAGGCGAGCGTTTAAATAATTTTCCAGCGCAATTATCTGGCGGAGAGCAGCAACGGGTAGCAATTGCTCGTGCATTGGCGAAACAACCTAAATTATTATTGTGTGATGAACCAACTGGGGCACTCGATTATGAAACTGGGAAGCAAGTCTTAAAACTGTTACAAGATACTTGTTTAAATACAGGCACAACAGTCATTGTAATTACCCATAATTCAGCGATTGCTCCAATGGCAAACCGTGTGATTGAGATTAATAATGCCAAAGTACGAAAAGTGACACTAAATGAAAATCCACTCTCGGTTAGTGAGATTGAATGGTAA
- a CDS encoding DUF1801 domain-containing protein — MNPEVTNFINELDSPWKITLVNELRELVHSTVPDIEERIQYKKPHFLKDGHYAAVISPSKDAITFMIMNTENIEFPKEFAGPKERRWIKISEGQKVDFDLLSKLLAEAVNSL, encoded by the coding sequence TTGAACCCAGAAGTAACTAATTTTATTAATGAGCTGGATAGTCCTTGGAAAATTACTTTAGTAAATGAGTTAAGAGAGCTCGTTCACTCAACAGTTCCTGATATTGAAGAGAGAATTCAATACAAAAAACCTCACTTTTTAAAAGATGGTCATTATGCAGCAGTCATATCTCCAAGTAAAGATGCAATTACTTTTATGATTATGAACACTGAAAATATTGAGTTTCCTAAAGAGTTTGCAGGACCTAAAGAACGAAGATGGATTAAAATAAGTGAAGGTCAAAAAGTTGATTTTGATTTGTTGTCTAAATTGTTAGCAGAAGCAGTAAATAGCCTTTAG
- a CDS encoding ABC transporter substrate-binding protein, which produces MKKIVASLAVLAIMATGCGAGGGAAKDSKTIKIGANLELSGPVSAYGTAEYEGAKLAVEEINKNGGVLGKDLELVKLDNKSDKAESASVATKLATKENVVAIVGPATSGAVKAATPSVTKAKVPMVTPSGTDDSVTVENGKVWDYVYRVCFQDSFQGVALANFATKNLNAKKAVIIGDSSSDYAKGLTKSFKDSFKGDIVDEVNFTTGDKDFKAVLTKIKDKNFDVLYMPSYYEEAGLIIKQARELGITQPILGADGFGNEKLVDLAQAKNLNDVYYTAHYSDKSENPKVTDFVAAFKKENDKTPDAFSALAYDSVYMIAKAIENAGEADPEKVKDELAKIKDFDGVTGKITMDKEHNPVKSTLVIKLEDGKEVSNTVVEP; this is translated from the coding sequence ATGAAGAAAATAGTCGCGAGTTTGGCAGTTTTGGCAATTATGGCCACAGGATGTGGAGCAGGTGGAGGAGCAGCAAAAGATTCTAAAACAATTAAAATTGGTGCGAATTTAGAATTATCAGGTCCAGTTTCGGCTTATGGAACAGCTGAATATGAAGGAGCTAAGTTAGCTGTTGAGGAAATCAATAAAAATGGCGGTGTCTTAGGCAAAGATTTGGAATTAGTTAAATTAGATAATAAATCAGACAAGGCTGAGTCAGCTAGTGTAGCAACAAAATTAGCAACAAAAGAGAATGTAGTGGCAATTGTTGGACCAGCAACATCTGGAGCAGTTAAAGCTGCTACTCCAAGTGTAACAAAAGCAAAAGTACCAATGGTGACACCATCAGGAACAGACGATTCTGTAACTGTTGAAAACGGAAAAGTTTGGGACTATGTTTATCGTGTTTGTTTCCAAGATTCATTCCAAGGTGTGGCACTGGCGAACTTTGCAACCAAGAATTTGAATGCGAAAAAAGCGGTTATCATTGGCGATAGTTCAAGTGATTACGCAAAAGGGTTAACAAAAAGCTTTAAAGATAGCTTTAAAGGTGACATCGTAGATGAAGTCAATTTTACAACTGGAGATAAAGATTTTAAAGCGGTCTTAACTAAAATTAAAGACAAAAACTTCGATGTTTTGTATATGCCTTCTTATTATGAAGAAGCTGGTTTAATCATTAAACAAGCAAGAGAATTAGGTATTACACAACCTATCTTGGGAGCTGATGGTTTTGGCAATGAAAAATTAGTTGATTTGGCTCAAGCTAAAAATCTAAATGATGTTTATTATACAGCACATTATTCAGATAAGAGTGAGAACCCTAAAGTTACTGACTTTGTTGCAGCCTTTAAAAAAGAAAATGACAAGACACCAGATGCTTTCTCAGCATTAGCTTATGATTCAGTTTATATGATTGCAAAAGCAATTGAAAATGCTGGCGAAGCAGATCCAGAAAAAGTAAAAGATGAATTAGCTAAAATTAAAGACTTTGATGGCGTAACAGGTAAAATTACAATGGATAAAGAACACAACCCAGTAAAATCAACCTTAGTTATCAAATTAGAAGATGGTAAAGAAGTTAGCAATACGGTTGTAGAGCCTTAA
- a CDS encoding AAA family ATPase, with the protein MKKIIVIGPSGSGKSTLARKIAPILNLPLYHLDQLFWQAGWKSISQEAFTEKLQEIVKKEEWIIDGNFNHSLEIRIEKADAIIFLDVPRRLYFPRIFKRYFQNYGRVRVDMSPGCVEQLDTEFLKFVWTFSKKVRPSLIEKLKGLKPEQTLIVLRSKKEVNFFIENLPSSKSDKT; encoded by the coding sequence ATGAAAAAAATTATTGTCATAGGACCATCTGGTTCAGGGAAATCAACCCTAGCAAGAAAAATTGCTCCTATTCTAAATCTGCCTTTGTATCATTTGGATCAGCTTTTTTGGCAGGCAGGGTGGAAATCTATTTCTCAAGAAGCATTTACTGAAAAACTACAAGAAATTGTAAAAAAAGAGGAATGGATTATTGATGGGAATTTTAATCATTCTTTAGAAATCCGGATAGAAAAAGCAGATGCGATTATTTTCTTAGACGTTCCACGCCGTCTTTATTTTCCACGCATTTTTAAACGCTATTTTCAAAATTATGGTCGAGTTCGAGTGGATATGAGTCCTGGATGTGTAGAGCAACTGGATACGGAATTTCTCAAGTTTGTTTGGACATTTTCTAAAAAAGTTCGTCCTAGTTTAATTGAAAAATTAAAAGGTTTGAAGCCAGAACAAACTTTAATTGTCCTTCGTTCGAAAAAAGAAGTGAACTTTTTTATTGAAAATTTACCTAGTTCTAAAAGTGATAAAACATAG
- a CDS encoding FtsX-like permease family protein, which yields MKKGALYKDIFREIWRTKARFLSIFAIITLGVGFFSGIKATGPNMIDTADHYFKEKSLMDSKVLSTYGLDKEDISILKKLKGTEILPSYTQDVFLGNSGIVAKVMSLPEQNSLNQYRVIEGRLPEKSGEIALDNVAKLKNNFKIGDEITFTSEGTTTDLKDSFKELTYKVTGFVNSPMYIETLTRGTSSIGKGTADGFAVIPENDFSLDYYTEAYLTFQNTKKLQAYSTEYEDTIEKNNKIVEKALANQPEKRLAEIKTKGEEKIAEGEKKIADAKAAISDGEQQLATAEQKLADGEAAYTAGVNQLQTELAKAQASIDENQTKIDTGKSEIARNEATLSDGEAQLNAAKEEFQTKKVAAETGINQGRDFVAAVNQAMGVPIQQVPTTTQQSLIQAGNTIDPAMGQVLTGYFAGVVPIEQVQGAINGLNQKLAASSAELVAAESQLQQKEQELANGRSTLEAAKSDLVAGEEALASGKAQLETERVNGEAQLASSRSELDAGQASFKDATTEFATKKADGEKEIAKGEQEIADAKKQLADLKEPEYFVLDRTTNPGYEEFSDNATRISAIAQVFPVFFFLIAALVSLTTMTRMVEEQRLQIGTLKALGYTNGNIAMKFIIYALLASVSATIVGLFIGYQLFPTIIFNAYGALYNLPDIRITYYVSYALISLVVALLCTVISAIVVTWVELKSNAAELMRPKAPKSGKRILLERIPFIWNRFGFNQKVTARNLFRYKQRMLMTVLGVAGCTALILTGFGLKNSIADIAGLQYGKIMRYQAVVAFNPEASKADEESYAKLIQGTPEITGTLNVRQENFKVAKKGVNTQEAAIFVPETTKDFDKFVGLQNRKTGEKYTIPANGVLVTEKLAKLFDLEPGKTFEITNTDNQKYKLVVKGITENYAGHSIYMNPTYYEEIFKTPVVFNSQLLTFNESSKWENSFGEKLTANPRVASTIFVNRVGDNFEDTMSSLNIVTLVLIISAALLAFVVLYNLTNINVSERIRELSTIKVLGFYDGEVSLYIYRENIILTLMGIVVGLGLGVVLHGFVLATAEVDIMMFSPTIKTLSYLYSAILTLLFSGIVMIAMHVKLKKIDMIEALKSVD from the coding sequence ATGAAAAAAGGAGCACTTTACAAAGATATATTTAGAGAAATTTGGCGGACTAAAGCACGTTTCTTATCTATTTTTGCGATTATTACATTAGGAGTCGGGTTCTTCTCAGGAATCAAAGCGACAGGTCCAAATATGATTGATACAGCGGACCACTATTTTAAAGAGAAATCGTTGATGGACAGCAAAGTTCTTTCCACTTACGGCCTAGATAAAGAGGATATAAGCATCTTAAAAAAGCTTAAAGGAACTGAAATCCTGCCAAGTTATACACAGGATGTTTTTCTAGGAAATTCAGGAATTGTCGCAAAAGTAATGTCACTGCCTGAACAAAATTCACTAAACCAGTATCGAGTTATCGAAGGTAGATTACCTGAAAAATCTGGTGAAATTGCCTTAGATAATGTAGCGAAATTAAAAAATAATTTTAAAATAGGTGATGAAATTACCTTTACTTCAGAGGGGACAACAACTGATTTAAAGGACAGTTTCAAAGAATTGACGTATAAAGTTACTGGATTTGTTAATAGCCCGATGTATATTGAAACGTTGACGCGAGGTACTAGCTCAATTGGAAAAGGCACAGCTGATGGTTTTGCCGTTATTCCAGAGAATGATTTTTCATTGGACTATTATACAGAAGCGTATTTAACCTTCCAAAATACAAAAAAATTACAGGCCTATTCAACAGAATATGAAGATACGATTGAGAAAAATAACAAAATAGTCGAAAAGGCTTTAGCAAATCAACCAGAAAAACGGTTAGCTGAAATCAAAACCAAAGGCGAAGAAAAAATAGCTGAAGGTGAAAAGAAAATAGCTGATGCTAAGGCAGCTATTAGTGATGGTGAACAGCAATTAGCTACGGCTGAACAAAAGCTAGCTGATGGCGAAGCTGCTTATACTGCAGGTGTGAACCAACTACAAACAGAATTAGCTAAAGCTCAAGCGAGCATTGATGAGAATCAAACAAAGATTGATACAGGAAAAAGTGAGATAGCTAGAAATGAAGCGACTCTTTCAGATGGCGAAGCACAACTTAATGCAGCCAAAGAAGAATTTCAAACAAAAAAAGTTGCGGCTGAAACTGGGATCAATCAAGGTCGCGATTTTGTTGCTGCTGTGAACCAAGCCATGGGAGTACCAATTCAACAGGTTCCTACAACAACTCAACAGAGTCTCATTCAAGCTGGCAATACAATTGATCCAGCTATGGGGCAAGTTCTGACAGGCTATTTTGCAGGAGTCGTACCGATTGAACAAGTTCAAGGAGCAATTAACGGATTGAATCAAAAACTAGCTGCCTCATCTGCTGAATTAGTTGCTGCCGAAAGTCAGTTGCAGCAAAAAGAACAAGAACTAGCAAATGGTAGAAGCACCTTAGAAGCAGCAAAATCGGACTTAGTGGCTGGCGAAGAAGCTCTAGCTAGTGGGAAAGCTCAATTAGAGACAGAAAGAGTTAATGGTGAGGCACAACTCGCAAGTTCTCGTAGTGAATTAGATGCTGGTCAAGCTAGTTTTAAAGATGCAACAACAGAATTTGCAACTAAAAAAGCCGATGGTGAAAAAGAAATTGCTAAAGGCGAACAAGAAATAGCGGATGCAAAAAAACAATTAGCTGATTTAAAAGAGCCAGAGTACTTTGTTCTAGATCGAACCACGAATCCTGGCTATGAAGAATTTAGCGATAATGCAACGAGAATCTCGGCCATTGCTCAAGTATTTCCCGTCTTCTTTTTCTTAATTGCTGCGCTTGTTAGTTTAACAACTATGACAAGAATGGTGGAAGAGCAACGATTACAAATCGGGACATTAAAAGCCTTAGGTTATACAAATGGCAATATAGCGATGAAATTTATCATTTATGCTTTGTTGGCGAGCGTTAGTGCAACTATTGTAGGATTATTTATTGGTTATCAATTATTCCCAACGATTATCTTTAATGCATACGGTGCGTTGTATAATTTACCAGATATCCGAATTACCTACTATGTAAGTTATGCGCTGATTTCATTAGTTGTAGCCTTACTATGTACGGTCATTTCAGCGATCGTTGTTACGTGGGTTGAACTAAAAAGTAATGCTGCCGAACTGATGCGTCCAAAAGCACCGAAAAGTGGAAAAAGAATTTTATTAGAACGAATTCCGTTTATTTGGAATCGATTTGGATTTAATCAAAAAGTGACAGCTAGAAACTTATTTCGTTATAAACAGCGGATGTTAATGACGGTTTTAGGAGTGGCTGGGTGTACAGCATTAATTTTAACTGGTTTTGGCTTGAAAAATTCAATTGCAGATATTGCTGGATTACAGTATGGTAAAATTATGCGCTATCAAGCAGTAGTTGCTTTCAATCCAGAAGCTTCCAAAGCGGATGAGGAAAGTTATGCTAAATTAATTCAAGGCACACCAGAAATAACTGGAACATTGAATGTGAGACAAGAAAATTTTAAAGTGGCTAAAAAAGGTGTAAATACACAAGAAGCCGCTATCTTTGTTCCTGAAACTACAAAAGATTTTGATAAATTTGTAGGATTACAGAACCGTAAAACAGGTGAAAAATATACCATTCCGGCTAATGGAGTTTTAGTTACTGAAAAATTAGCCAAGCTGTTTGATTTGGAACCAGGGAAAACCTTTGAAATTACAAATACTGACAATCAAAAGTATAAATTAGTCGTTAAAGGGATTACCGAAAACTATGCGGGTCACAGTATTTATATGAATCCGACTTATTATGAAGAGATTTTTAAGACACCCGTAGTCTTTAATTCACAGCTTTTAACATTTAATGAAAGCAGCAAGTGGGAGAATAGTTTTGGTGAGAAATTAACAGCTAATCCTAGAGTTGCCAGTACGATTTTTGTAAATCGAGTTGGAGATAATTTTGAAGACACAATGTCTAGTTTAAATATTGTGACACTTGTCTTGATTATTTCAGCGGCGCTATTGGCCTTTGTTGTATTATATAATTTAACCAATATCAATGTTTCAGAACGAATTCGTGAGCTATCAACTATTAAAGTATTAGGTTTTTATGATGGGGAAGTCAGTCTTTATATTTATCGTGAGAATATTATTTTAACCTTGATGGGAATTGTTGTCGGTTTAGGCTTAGGTGTTGTTTTACATGGCTTTGTCTTAGCAACAGCTGAGGTAGATATCATGATGTTTAGTCCAACTATTAAGACCCTAAGTTACTTGTATTCAGCGATACTTACGTTACTTTTCTCAGGTATTGTGATGATTGCTATGCATGTTAAATTGAAGAAAATCGACATGATTGAAGCATTAAAATCAGTGGATTAA
- a CDS encoding NfeD family protein: protein MLWGTTYETVYFYILIVTAILAVITFFIGDIIDFDGPIDPVLIVPFFAFTSLFGYLGEAHTGFGSAWILLVSLVISTIIIFLLNFYLVVPMRDAESTLSTSEKDMEGRIGIVVTPIPEKGMGEISLKSVTGSSTRPASRYQAGQAIKAGEKVLVIEIKERVAYVVPYEEAF from the coding sequence ATGCTATGGGGAACGACCTATGAAACGGTTTACTTCTATATTTTAATTGTGACGGCTATTTTGGCGGTAATCACTTTTTTTATTGGTGATATTATTGATTTTGATGGACCCATTGATCCAGTTTTAATTGTGCCCTTCTTTGCCTTTACTTCATTGTTCGGTTACTTAGGGGAAGCTCATACTGGATTTGGAAGCGCTTGGATTTTATTAGTGAGTCTAGTAATTTCAACAATAATTATTTTTTTATTGAATTTTTATTTAGTTGTGCCAATGCGAGATGCCGAATCCACCTTATCCACATCTGAAAAAGATATGGAAGGACGAATTGGAATTGTTGTAACACCAATCCCGGAAAAAGGTATGGGAGAAATTAGTTTAAAGAGTGTGACCGGTTCAAGTACCAGACCAGCTAGTCGTTATCAGGCAGGCCAGGCAATCAAAGCGGGAGAAAAAGTTTTAGTGATTGAGATTAAGGAACGTGTTGCGTATGTAGTTCCTTACGAAGAAGCATTTTAA